GTAACGCTAACAGATCCTCCAGATCAGGCTATGGCTGGTAAAGGCAAAAGCACTTATGACGTCAAATGCGGCGCCTGTCATAAGCTCACCAATGAAAAACTGGTGGGTCCCGGATGGAAAGGTGTAACCGAAAGAAGAAAGCCTGAATGGATCATGAACTTCATCACCAATACAGACGAGATGATAGACAAAGATCCGGCTGCACAGGCCATGCTGGAAGAATGTATGGTACGTATGCCCAACCAGCACTTATCTGATGATGACGCCAGAAATGTGCTCGAGTTCATGCGGTCTAACGACGTAAAAAAATAATTACTGAATCTTATCCCATCGCTATATGAAAAAAACTAGCCTCATGCTGGGCCTGGCCGTAATTGCTGCTGCCACGCAAAGCTGTAAAATGAAAACGGCCGCTACTGCCGTACAAGGGGATGCTGCCGCTAAAACCTATGTAGCTCCTGGTAAATACGATGAGTATTATAATTTCGTTTCCGGTGGTTTCAACGGACAGGTATCTGTTTATGGATTGCCTTCCGGCAGGCTGCTGAAAATCATTCCTGTATTTTCTGTTTTCCCGGAAAACGGTTATGGCTACAACGAGGAAACCAAAGCCATGCTCAACACCACCAATGGTCCTGTTCCCTGGGATGATCAACATCACCTGGATCTGTCGCAAACCAACGGCGAGCAGGATGGACGCTGGCTTTTTGCCAATGCCAATAACACTCCCCGCGTAGCAAGAATTGATCTGACTACTTTCAAAACAATGGAAATACTTCAGATCCCCAACAGCGCAGGTAACCACTCCTCTCCTTTTATTACCGAAAATACAGAGTATGTGGTGGCCGGTACCCGTTTCTCTGTGCCACTCGGCGCTGAAGACGTTCCTATCAGTTCTTTTAAGGATAATTTCCACAGCACGGCCTCTTTTATAAGCGTGGATAAAAATACCGGGAAGATGAATATTGCATTCCAGATTGTGCTGCCGGGCATGAATCTCGACCTGAGCCATGCTGGTAAAGGGCCTTCTCACGACTGGTTCTTCTTTTCGAGCTATAATACCGAGCAGGCCTATACGTTGCTGGAAGTAAACGCTTCGCAGAAAGATAAAGACTTTATTGTTGCCGTTAACTGGAAGAAGGCAGAAGAATATGCCAAAGCCGGTAAGGGCAGGAAAGTCAATGCACCGTATGCCCACAATACCTTCGATGAGCATAAACAAACTGCTACCTCTGTTATCGAAAATGAAGTGTTGTTATTAGATCCCAAAGATTGTCCCGATATGGTGTATATGATACCCTGTCCGAAATCTCCGCACGGTTGCGACATTGATCCATCCGGAGAATATATTGTCGGCAGTGGTAAACTGGCTGCGCTTATACCGGTATTCGCATTCAGTAAAATCACCAAAGCTATCAGCGATAAACAATTCGAAGGCGACTTTAAAGGTATCCCCATCATCAAATACGAAGCTGCTCTGTTCGGAGAAGTGAAGAAGCCCGGTCTTGGGCCACTTCACACGGAATTCGATGGCAGAGGCAATGCTTATACTTCCATGTTTCTTTCTTCCGAGGTGGTGAAATGGAGCCTTAAAGATCTCAAAGTGCTGGATCGGGCACCTACTTATTATTCCGTTGGGCACCTGATGATACCCGGAGGCGATACCAAAAAACCTGCAGGAAAATACCTGGTGGCGTACAATAAAATTACGAAAGACCGCTACCTGCCTACTGGTCCTGAGCTGGCGCAATCCGCCCAGCTGTATGACATTTCCGGCGATAAAATGCAGCTGATACTGGATTATCCTACCGTAGGGGAACCTCACTATGCCCAAGCATGTGCCGCTGGCCTGATCAGGGATAAACAGGTGAAGTTTTATGATATCAATAAAAACGGACACGATTACGTATCCCTTGGGGAGAAGAATGCCAAAGTAGTCCGCAAGGGCAACCGGGTTGATGTATACATGACCGCTATCAGATCGCACCTGGTGCCGGATAATATTGAAGGGGTATATGTGGGCGATGAAGTCTACTTCCATGTCACCAACCTGGAGCAGGACTGGGATATTCCGCATGGCTTTGCCATCAAGAACAATCCGAACGCCGAGCTGCTGATCATGCCGGGCGAAACAGTGACCATGAAGTTCATGCCTGATAAACAGGGTATCTACCCGTTCTACTGCACCGACTTCTGCTCTGCCCTGCACCAGGAAATGTCGGGCTACCTGCGCGTATCTCCCAAGGGCAGTAATGTTCCGCTGAAATTTGGCACCGGAGATAATATCCAAACTGTTGCAACAAAATAGTCTCATATAACCGGCAGCACACGATGTGCTGCCGGTTTCAAGCTGGATGTATGAAGCGATTATCTAATGCCGGACGTATCAGTATTCCTGTTGTGATATTCTTCCTGGCCACTTTATGGCTCTTCCCGATGTGGCGCATCGATCTGAGGGCCCCGCAGTACCCGGATGGTTTGACCATGCATATCTGGATCAATGATGTAAAAGGCGACGTACCAATTATCAACGGGTTGAATCACTATATTGGTATGAAAACAATCCATAAGGAAGACTTCCTCGAATTTAAATTCATGCCCCTCGCTATCCTGGGATTTATGGTAACAGGAGTATTCATCTATTTTTTCAGGAAGAAGACATTTTACTATATATGGGCCGTCCTATTCGTTCTTATTGCGATTGCTTCGTTTACTGATTTCTATCTCTGGGAATATAATTATGGGCATCACCTGGATCCGGCGGCACCAATAAAGGTACCGGGGATGTCGTATCAACCGCCACTGCTCGGCTATAAAAAACTGCTGAATTTCGAGGTGCTGTCGCAACCTGATGTTGCCGGATGGTTCTACTGTGCCGCCGGGCTAATACTGGTTTCAACTTCGTTCTATGAATGGAAAAAGAAATAACATGAGATATATCCGGTATGCAGCCACTGCATTTTTTTTATTGTTGATGAGTTGTCAGTCTGGATTAACACCTGTCGATTTCGGGCATGATGCCTGCGCTCACTGCAGGATGACCATTATAGACAAACGTTATGCTGCCGAGCTTATCACCGCTAAAGGAAAGGCCTTCAAGTTCGATGATATCATCTGCCTGCTGCAATACCAGGCTGCCACCGGCGCACAACCTGGTTCCCGGATTTTTGTTGCCGGGTATAATACTCCGGAACATTCCTTTATGGAAGTACAACATGCGCGCTTCCTTCATAACGAGTCCTACAAAACGCCTATGAATGGTAACTATGCAGCCTTTCCTGACACTTCTTCCCTGAAGGAAGGACAAGATCAAAAACTATTGAAATGGGACGACCTGCTTCGATTAAACCGCTGAAATATCTGCTCTGCCTTCTTTGGCTGATGAGCGGTAACCGGCACAGCCTTGCTGCTACCATCCATATATATCCCGGCCCCGGCGCTATTCATAATGCCATCAAAAAGGCGAAACCCGGCGATACGCTGCTACTGAATAATGGCAGGTACAACGAAAACAATATAGAAGTCCCCCTCAGGATAACCATCCGCGGGGTTGGGAAACCTGTTGTAGATGCCGCCGGTCAATATCCCGGATTTATTATCAGGGCCGACAGCGTTGTAGTAGAGAACATCCAGGTGCAGCATACCGGCCGCTCTTCGATTGCAGATATTGCCGCTATAAGGATAGTGGATGCAAAGAATGTGACCGTCAGCAACAATCGTATATATGAGAGTACTTATGGTGTATATCTCCAGAATGCGCACAGCTGCGTAGTACAGGGGAACCTCATACATACTGCCATGAAAGACGAGATCAATGGAGGCAACGGTATACATGCCTGGAAATGCTCCGGCCTCAGGATATCACGGAATAATATCTCCGGTCACCGCGATGGTATCTATTTCGAATTTGTAACCGATTCGAACATAGATGGCAACCTGTCGTACGATAATCAGCGTTACGGGCTGCATTTTATGTTCTCGCACCGCGACAGCTATACTGGTAATACTTTCCGGCAAAATGGCGCGGGAGTAGCGGTGATGTATAGCAAAAATGTAACAATGTATGGCAATACTTTCATTCAGAATTGGGGAGATGCTTCCTACGGATTGTTGCTGAAGGAAATTTCCGATAGCCGCATCGAACATAATCAATTCCTGAAGAATACCATTGGCATTTATTTAGAAAGCACCACCCGGGTAGACGTGCTCCGCAATCTTTTCCAGGATAATGGCTGGGCATTAAGAGTCATGGCCAGCTCCTCAGGCAGCCGGTTCGATGAGAATAATTTCATCGGCAATTCCTTTGATGTGGCTACCAACGGCACATTAGTAATGAACACCTTCAGTCATAATTACTGGGATAAGTATGATGGTTATGATCTGAACCGCGATCATATCGGCGATGTACCTCATTATCCCGTTAGCGTTTATGCTATTGTTTCAGAGAAGATTCCTCCTGCCATGATACTATATCACAGCCTGCTTACCAGTGTTATGGACCAGGTAGAAAAGGTGATGCCCAGTGTTATCCCGGATCAGTTAAAGGATGACTACCCCATGATGAAAAAATTACAACTATGATCCGCATCAGTCATTTAACGAAGTCATTTAAAAAATTCAAAGCGCTCAATGATATCAACCTGCAGCTGGAGCGGGGGCAAACCGTTTCCCTGCTGGGTCCGAACGGTTCCGGAAAGACTACACTGATCAAATCTATTCTGGGACTGGTTATTCCCGAAAAAGGTATGATCACGGTGAATGGTCAGCAGATCAGCTCCCATTGGGATTACCGCGCCAGGATCGGATATATGCCGCAGATAGGACGCTACCCGGAGAATATGTCGATCCGGCAGGTGTTTTCCATGCTAAAAGAAATCAGGAAAGACTGCCGTCATTACGACGAAGAACTGATCGAAAGCTTCGACTTACCATCATTCGATGGTAAACTGATGCGTAATCTTTCCGGCGGTACCCGGCAGAAGGTAAGTGCATGCCTTGCATTTCTCTTCTCCCCCGACATTCTTATCCTCGATGAACCCACTGCCGGCCTGGACCCCATATCAGCGGAACTGGTAAAAGAGAAAATCGCCCGGGAACGGGCTAACGGCAAACTGGTGAT
The genomic region above belongs to Chitinophaga sp. 180180018-3 and contains:
- a CDS encoding cytochrome c is translated as MQRFFFPATILLAALLIYSCGSDTKPATDKAAADSSLASSGAKTATAATDEAKGHGKFTQVTLTDPPDQAMAGKGKSTYDVKCGACHKLTNEKLVGPGWKGVTERRKPEWIMNFITNTDEMIDKDPAAQAMLEECMVRMPNQHLSDDDARNVLEFMRSNDVKK
- the nosZ gene encoding Sec-dependent nitrous-oxide reductase; amino-acid sequence: MKKTSLMLGLAVIAAATQSCKMKTAATAVQGDAAAKTYVAPGKYDEYYNFVSGGFNGQVSVYGLPSGRLLKIIPVFSVFPENGYGYNEETKAMLNTTNGPVPWDDQHHLDLSQTNGEQDGRWLFANANNTPRVARIDLTTFKTMEILQIPNSAGNHSSPFITENTEYVVAGTRFSVPLGAEDVPISSFKDNFHSTASFISVDKNTGKMNIAFQIVLPGMNLDLSHAGKGPSHDWFFFSSYNTEQAYTLLEVNASQKDKDFIVAVNWKKAEEYAKAGKGRKVNAPYAHNTFDEHKQTATSVIENEVLLLDPKDCPDMVYMIPCPKSPHGCDIDPSGEYIVGSGKLAALIPVFAFSKITKAISDKQFEGDFKGIPIIKYEAALFGEVKKPGLGPLHTEFDGRGNAYTSMFLSSEVVKWSLKDLKVLDRAPTYYSVGHLMIPGGDTKKPAGKYLVAYNKITKDRYLPTGPELAQSAQLYDISGDKMQLILDYPTVGEPHYAQACAAGLIRDKQVKFYDINKNGHDYVSLGEKNAKVVRKGNRVDVYMTAIRSHLVPDNIEGVYVGDEVYFHVTNLEQDWDIPHGFAIKNNPNAELLIMPGETVTMKFMPDKQGIYPFYCTDFCSALHQEMSGYLRVSPKGSNVPLKFGTGDNIQTVATK
- the nosD gene encoding nitrous oxide reductase family maturation protein NosD, translated to MGRPASIKPLKYLLCLLWLMSGNRHSLAATIHIYPGPGAIHNAIKKAKPGDTLLLNNGRYNENNIEVPLRITIRGVGKPVVDAAGQYPGFIIRADSVVVENIQVQHTGRSSIADIAAIRIVDAKNVTVSNNRIYESTYGVYLQNAHSCVVQGNLIHTAMKDEINGGNGIHAWKCSGLRISRNNISGHRDGIYFEFVTDSNIDGNLSYDNQRYGLHFMFSHRDSYTGNTFRQNGAGVAVMYSKNVTMYGNTFIQNWGDASYGLLLKEISDSRIEHNQFLKNTIGIYLESTTRVDVLRNLFQDNGWALRVMASSSGSRFDENNFIGNSFDVATNGTLVMNTFSHNYWDKYDGYDLNRDHIGDVPHYPVSVYAIVSEKIPPAMILYHSLLTSVMDQVEKVMPSVIPDQLKDDYPMMKKLQL
- a CDS encoding ABC transporter ATP-binding protein codes for the protein MIRISHLTKSFKKFKALNDINLQLERGQTVSLLGPNGSGKTTLIKSILGLVIPEKGMITVNGQQISSHWDYRARIGYMPQIGRYPENMSIRQVFSMLKEIRKDCRHYDEELIESFDLPSFDGKLMRNLSGGTRQKVSACLAFLFSPDILILDEPTAGLDPISAELVKEKIARERANGKLVIITSHVLSDLDDITSHVVYLQEGKLICFATIDELKRSTGQRQLSKVIANMMQTNSYENNY